The Streptomyces cynarae genome contains a region encoding:
- a CDS encoding nuclear transport factor 2 family protein, translating into MPSGACRGLNRVPAELPDGTPVESWSRATRVFRKRNGTWPMIHQHMSGSNVRRGRSADSRSVGHRTGIPRPWCLAGSRLRRWQS; encoded by the coding sequence ATGCCGTCCGGGGCGTGCCGTGGACTCAACCGCGTGCCCGCGGAGCTGCCCGACGGCACACCGGTCGAGAGCTGGTCCCGCGCCACACGCGTGTTCCGCAAGAGGAACGGCACCTGGCCGATGATCCATCAGCACATGTCGGGCTCGAATGTCAGGCGAGGCCGATCTGCCGATTCCAGGTCAGTTGGTCATAGAACAGGAATTCCTCGTCCATGGTGCCTTGCCGGTTCCAGATTGCGACGGTGGCAAAGTTGA
- a CDS encoding nuclear transport factor 2 family protein yields MPEGIAPSRAALLTRMYEVFATDERDAFVPHCLSRDVDWPNVLDGVRLHGHEEVRAYWAGQFASGHPLVRLEGLRPDDDGEAVVATVRPGRRTETGDEWAADTVEHVYSFDAEGLVSRMDVRQA; encoded by the coding sequence ATGCCGGAGGGGATCGCGCCGTCGCGGGCGGCATTGCTGACGCGGATGTACGAGGTGTTCGCCACCGACGAACGGGACGCGTTCGTCCCGCACTGTCTGTCCCGGGACGTCGACTGGCCGAACGTCCTGGACGGCGTACGACTCCACGGCCACGAGGAGGTACGCGCGTACTGGGCAGGCCAGTTCGCCTCCGGCCACCCGCTGGTACGTCTGGAGGGCCTGCGCCCGGACGACGACGGCGAGGCGGTGGTCGCCACCGTACGGCCCGGGAGACGCACGGAGACCGGCGACGAGTGGGCGGCGGACACCGTCGAGCACGTGTACAGCTTCGACGCGGAGGGCCTGGTGAGCCGGATGGACGTCCGGCAGGCCTGA
- a CDS encoding SDR family oxidoreductase: MRIVIAGGHGQIALRLERLLAARGDEVAGVIRRAEQADDLREAGAEPIVCDLESASVEEVTAHLRGADAAVFAAGAGPGSGADRKHTVDRDAAILFADAAERAGVRRFVVVSSMGADPEHPGDEVFDVYLRAKGEADAYVRAHKSLDWTILRPGSLTGDAGKGLVRLEAHTGRGAVPRDDVAAVLAELVDTPATAGLTLELISGSTPVSVAVKSVAGN, translated from the coding sequence ATGCGCATTGTCATCGCTGGAGGTCATGGTCAGATCGCGCTGCGGCTGGAGCGGCTGCTCGCCGCGCGCGGTGACGAGGTCGCGGGGGTCATCCGCCGGGCGGAACAGGCCGACGATCTGCGGGAGGCGGGCGCCGAGCCGATCGTGTGCGACCTGGAGTCGGCGTCCGTGGAGGAGGTCACGGCACACCTGCGGGGAGCCGACGCGGCCGTCTTCGCGGCGGGTGCCGGCCCGGGCAGCGGTGCGGACCGCAAGCACACGGTGGACCGCGACGCGGCGATCCTGTTCGCGGACGCGGCGGAACGGGCGGGTGTGCGCCGGTTCGTCGTCGTGTCGTCGATGGGCGCCGACCCCGAACACCCGGGCGACGAGGTCTTCGACGTGTACCTGCGCGCCAAGGGCGAGGCCGACGCCTACGTACGCGCCCACAAGTCCCTGGACTGGACGATCCTGCGCCCCGGCTCCCTGACGGGTGACGCCGGCAAGGGCCTGGTCCGCCTGGAGGCGCACACCGGACGCGGCGCGGTCCCGCGCGACGACGTGGCGGCGGTCCTGGCGGAACTCGTCGACACCCCGGCGACGGCCGGTCTGACGCTGGAGCTGATCAGCGGTTCGACCCCGGTGTCCGTGGCGGTGAAGTCGGTGGCCGGAAACTGA
- the rpmG gene encoding 50S ribosomal protein L33 — protein MAATDVRPKITLACVECKERNYITKKNRRNNPDRLELKKHCPRCNAHTAHRETR, from the coding sequence GTGGCTGCCACCGACGTCCGCCCGAAGATCACGCTGGCCTGCGTGGAGTGCAAGGAGCGGAACTACATCACCAAGAAGAACCGGCGCAACAACCCGGATCGTCTTGAGCTGAAGAAGCACTGCCCGCGTTGCAACGCGCACACCGCGCACCGCGAGACGCGCTGA
- a CDS encoding MaoC family dehydratase N-terminal domain-containing protein produces MALDQSFVGRSYPPTDPYEVGREKIREFAEAIGDANPAYTDPEAAKALGHPDVIAPPTFVFAITYKAAGQVVEDPQLGLDYSRVVHGDQRFVYTRPVRAGDLLSVTSTIESIKSLAGNDVLDIRGEVHDEVGEHVVTAWTKLVARAPEEGE; encoded by the coding sequence ATGGCGCTCGACCAGTCCTTCGTGGGGCGGTCCTACCCGCCCACCGACCCCTATGAGGTCGGCCGGGAGAAGATCCGTGAGTTCGCGGAGGCCATCGGGGACGCCAACCCGGCCTACACGGACCCGGAGGCCGCCAAAGCGCTCGGTCACCCCGATGTGATCGCCCCGCCGACGTTCGTGTTCGCGATCACGTACAAGGCCGCGGGCCAGGTCGTCGAGGACCCGCAGCTCGGCCTTGACTACAGCCGGGTCGTACACGGCGACCAGAGGTTCGTCTACACCCGCCCGGTCCGCGCCGGCGACCTGCTCAGCGTCACCTCGACCATCGAGTCGATCAAGAGTCTGGCCGGCAACGACGTCCTGGACATCCGCGGCGAGGTCCACGACGAGGTCGGTGAGCACGTGGTGACAGCCTGGACCAAGCTCGTCGCCAGGGCGCCGGAAGAGGGGGAGTGA
- a CDS encoding MaoC family dehydratase, giving the protein MTAKIAYDTVEVGTELPAQTFPVTRATLVRYAGASGDFNPIHWNERFAKEVGLPDVIAHGMFTMAEAIRVVTDWTGDPGAVVEYGVRFTRPVVVPDDDQGALVEVSGKVAAKLDDNTVRVDLTATSGGQKVLGMSRAVVRLA; this is encoded by the coding sequence ATGACCGCGAAGATCGCGTACGACACCGTCGAGGTCGGCACCGAACTGCCGGCCCAGACCTTCCCCGTGACCCGCGCCACGCTCGTGCGGTACGCGGGCGCCTCCGGGGACTTCAACCCGATCCACTGGAACGAGAGGTTCGCCAAGGAGGTCGGCCTGCCGGACGTCATCGCGCACGGCATGTTCACCATGGCCGAGGCGATCCGTGTGGTGACCGACTGGACGGGCGACCCCGGCGCGGTCGTCGAGTACGGCGTCCGCTTCACGAGGCCCGTCGTCGTCCCCGACGACGACCAGGGCGCCCTCGTCGAGGTCAGCGGCAAGGTCGCGGCCAAGCTCGACGACAACACGGTCCGCGTCGACCTCACGGCGACCAGCGGCGGCCAGAAGGTGCTGGGCATGTCGCGAGCGGTCGTACGGCTGGCCTGA
- a CDS encoding UDP-N-acetylmuramate dehydrogenase, with protein MQELHDAPLAPLTTFRLGGPAHRLITATTDAEVIEAVREADDSGTPLLLIGGGSNLVIGDKGFDGTALRIATKGFLLDGTKLELAAGEVWTDAVARTVEAGLAGIECLAGIPGSAGATPIQNVGAYGQEVSSTITEVIVYDRRTRETVTIPNAECAFSYRHSRFKAEPDRHVVLRVRFELQDADGLSAPLRYAETARALGVEPGDRVPLADARETVLKLRSGKGMVLDPEDHDTWSAGSFFTNPILTDGDFAAFRTRVKERLGQDAEPPAYPAGEGHTKTSAAWLIDKAGFTKGYGTGPARISTKHTLALTNRGGATTEDLLALAREVVAGVREAFGITLVNEPVTVGVRL; from the coding sequence GTGCAGGAACTCCACGACGCCCCGCTCGCCCCGCTGACCACCTTCCGGCTGGGCGGCCCCGCGCACCGCCTGATCACCGCCACCACCGACGCCGAGGTGATCGAAGCCGTCCGCGAAGCCGACGACTCCGGTACGCCACTGCTGCTGATCGGCGGCGGATCGAACCTGGTCATCGGCGACAAGGGCTTCGACGGCACCGCCCTGCGCATCGCCACGAAGGGCTTCTTGCTCGACGGCACGAAGCTGGAGCTGGCCGCGGGCGAGGTGTGGACCGACGCCGTCGCCCGCACGGTCGAGGCCGGGCTCGCCGGTATCGAGTGCCTGGCCGGAATCCCGGGCTCCGCGGGCGCGACCCCGATTCAGAACGTCGGGGCGTACGGCCAGGAGGTCTCCTCCACGATCACCGAGGTGATCGTCTACGACCGCAGGACCCGCGAGACGGTCACGATCCCGAACGCCGAGTGTGCGTTCTCGTACCGCCACAGCCGCTTCAAGGCCGAGCCCGACCGGCATGTCGTCCTGCGCGTCCGCTTCGAGCTCCAGGACGCCGACGGACTGTCCGCGCCCCTCCGGTACGCCGAGACCGCCCGCGCCCTCGGCGTGGAGCCCGGCGACCGTGTTCCGCTGGCCGACGCCCGCGAGACCGTGCTGAAGCTGCGTTCGGGGAAGGGCATGGTCCTGGACCCGGAGGACCACGACACCTGGTCGGCGGGCTCCTTCTTCACCAACCCGATCCTCACGGACGGGGACTTCGCCGCGTTCCGCACCCGCGTGAAGGAGCGGCTGGGCCAGGACGCGGAACCGCCCGCGTACCCGGCGGGGGAGGGGCACACCAAGACGTCGGCGGCGTGGCTGATCGACAAGGCGGGCTTCACCAAGGGGTACGGCACCGGGCCCGCCCGTATCTCCACCAAGCACACCCTGGCCCTCACCAACCGCGGCGGCGCCACCACCGAGGACCTGCTCGCGCTGGCCCGCGAGGTCGTGGCCGGCGTGCGCGAAGCCTTCGGGATCACGCTGGTGAACGAGCCGGTGACGGTCGGCGTTCGCCTCTGA
- a CDS encoding adenosine deaminase, with protein MEHVRDAAERDLSRLPKAHLHLHFTGSMRPATLLELADKYGVRLPEALTEALTSGEPPRLRATDERGWFRFQRLYDAARSCLREPEDIQRLVREAAEEDVKDGSGWLEIQVDPTSYAPRLGGLIPALEIILDAVETAMRETGLGMRVLVAANRMKHPLDARTLARLAVRYHDRGVVGFGLSNDERRGMARDFDRAFAIARDGGLLSAPHGGELTGPASVRDCLDDLHANRVGHGVRAAEDPRLLRRLADRGVTCEVCPASNVALGVYEKPEDVPLRTLYEAGVPMALGADDPLLFGSRLAAQYELARRHHAFTDEELAELARQSVRGSAAPEDVKAKLLAGVDDWLSGPGSSAA; from the coding sequence ATGGAGCACGTACGTGATGCTGCCGAGCGTGATCTCTCTCGGCTGCCGAAGGCCCATCTGCACCTGCACTTCACCGGATCGATGCGGCCCGCCACCCTGCTGGAACTGGCCGACAAGTACGGCGTGCGCCTGCCGGAGGCGCTCACCGAAGCTCTGACCAGTGGCGAACCGCCGAGACTGCGGGCGACGGACGAGCGGGGCTGGTTCCGCTTCCAGCGGCTGTACGACGCGGCGCGCTCGTGCCTGCGGGAGCCCGAGGACATCCAGCGGCTGGTGCGCGAGGCCGCGGAGGAGGACGTCAAGGACGGCTCCGGCTGGCTGGAGATCCAGGTCGATCCGACGTCGTACGCTCCGCGCCTGGGCGGTCTGATCCCTGCGCTGGAGATCATCCTGGACGCGGTGGAGACGGCGATGCGGGAGACGGGCCTCGGCATGCGGGTCCTGGTCGCCGCGAACCGCATGAAGCACCCTCTGGACGCACGCACGCTGGCCCGCCTGGCGGTCCGCTACCACGACCGGGGCGTGGTCGGCTTCGGCCTGTCGAACGACGAACGGCGGGGCATGGCCCGGGACTTCGACCGCGCCTTCGCCATCGCCCGCGACGGCGGCCTGCTGTCGGCCCCGCACGGGGGCGAGCTGACGGGCCCGGCCTCGGTGCGCGACTGCCTGGACGACCTGCACGCGAACCGTGTGGGCCATGGCGTCAGGGCCGCGGAGGATCCGCGCCTGCTCCGGCGCCTCGCCGACAGGGGCGTGACCTGCGAGGTGTGCCCTGCGTCGAACGTGGCCCTCGGGGTGTACGAGAAGCCGGAGGACGTCCCGCTGCGGACGCTGTACGAGGCGGGCGTCCCGATGGCCCTGGGCGCCGACGACCCCCTGCTCTTCGGCTCCCGACTCGCGGCCCAGTACGAACTGGCGCGCCGCCACCACGCCTTCACGGACGAGGAACTGGCGGAACTGGCCCGTCAGTCGGTGCGGGGTTCGGCGGCCCCGGAGGACGTGAAGGCGAAACTGCTGGCCGGCGTCGACGACTGGCTGAGCGGACCCGGCTCGTCCGCTGCCTGA
- a CDS encoding pyridoxal phosphate-dependent aminotransferase — MSAATPPTERRVSARIGAISESATLAVDAKAKALKAAGRPVIGFGAGEPDFPTPDYIVEAAVEACKNPKYHRYTPAGGLPELKAAIAAKTLRDSGYEVDPSQILVTNGGKQAIYEAFAAILDPGDEVIVPAPYWTTYPESIRLAGGVPVEVVADETTGYRVSVEQLEAARTEKTKVVLFVSPSNPTGAVYTEAETEAIGRWAVEHGLWVLTDEIYEHLVYGDAARVSLPALLPELRDKCIVVNGVAKTYAMTGWRVGWIIGPKDVVKAATNLQSHATSNVANVSQVAALAAVSGDLDAVAKMREAFDRRRKTIVRMLNEIDGVLCPEPEGAFYAYPSVKALIGKEIRGKRPKDTVELAALILEEAEVAVVPGEAFGTPGYLRLSYALGDEDLVEGVSRIQKLLAEARD, encoded by the coding sequence ATGAGCGCTGCAACCCCTCCCACCGAGCGCCGGGTCTCCGCCCGGATCGGGGCGATCTCCGAGTCCGCCACCCTCGCCGTGGACGCCAAGGCGAAGGCCCTCAAGGCCGCCGGGCGCCCGGTGATCGGCTTCGGCGCCGGTGAGCCCGACTTCCCGACGCCGGACTACATCGTCGAAGCGGCCGTCGAGGCCTGCAAGAACCCGAAGTACCACCGCTACACGCCGGCCGGCGGCCTGCCCGAGCTGAAGGCCGCGATCGCCGCGAAGACGCTGCGCGACTCCGGCTACGAGGTGGACCCCTCGCAGATCCTTGTCACCAACGGCGGCAAGCAGGCCATCTACGAGGCCTTCGCCGCGATCCTCGACCCGGGCGACGAGGTGATCGTCCCGGCTCCGTACTGGACGACGTACCCCGAGTCGATCAGGCTGGCCGGCGGTGTCCCGGTGGAGGTCGTCGCGGACGAGACGACCGGCTACCGCGTCTCCGTCGAGCAGCTGGAGGCGGCCCGCACGGAGAAGACGAAGGTCGTCCTGTTCGTCTCCCCCTCCAACCCGACCGGCGCGGTCTACACCGAGGCCGAGACCGAGGCGATCGGCCGCTGGGCCGTCGAGCACGGCCTGTGGGTGCTGACGGACGAGATCTACGAGCACCTGGTCTACGGCGACGCGGCCCGCGTGTCGCTGCCCGCGCTCCTGCCGGAGCTGCGCGACAAGTGCATCGTGGTCAACGGCGTGGCGAAGACGTACGCCATGACGGGCTGGCGGGTCGGCTGGATCATCGGCCCGAAGGACGTCGTGAAGGCGGCGACGAACCTGCAGTCGCACGCCACGTCGAACGTGGCGAACGTCTCCCAGGTGGCCGCGCTGGCCGCCGTGTCGGGCGACCTGGACGCCGTCGCGAAGATGCGCGAGGCCTTCGACCGGCGCCGCAAGACCATCGTGCGGATGCTGAACGAGATCGACGGCGTGCTCTGCCCGGAGCCGGAGGGCGCCTTCTACGCCTACCCGTCGGTGAAGGCTCTGATCGGCAAGGAGATCCGCGGCAAGCGCCCGAAGGACACCGTGGAGCTGGCCGCCCTGATCCTGGAGGAGGCCGAGGTCGCGGTGGTCCCGGGCGAGGCGTTCGGCACTCCGGGCTACCTGCGGCTGTCGTACGCGCTCGGGGACGAGGACCTGGTCGAGGGCGTGAGCCGGATCCAGAAGCTGCTGGCGGAGGCGCGGGACTGA
- the secE gene encoding preprotein translocase subunit SecE, protein MTDAVGSIDMPDAQDEVQESKKKARKGGKRAKKGPLKRLALFYRQIIAELRKVVWPTRNQLTSYTTVVIFFVAIMIALVTLIDYGLNHAAKYVFG, encoded by the coding sequence GTGACGGACGCCGTGGGCTCCATCGACATGCCTGACGCCCAGGACGAGGTGCAGGAGTCGAAGAAGAAGGCCCGTAAGGGTGGCAAGCGAGCCAAGAAGGGCCCGCTGAAGCGCCTTGCCCTCTTCTACCGCCAGATCATCGCGGAACTCCGCAAGGTCGTCTGGCCGACCCGTAACCAGCTGACGTCGTACACCACCGTGGTGATCTTCTTCGTCGCGATCATGATCGCCCTGGTGACCCTGATTGACTATGGGCTCAACCACGCCGCCAAGTACGTCTTCGGCTGA
- the nusG gene encoding transcription termination/antitermination protein NusG produces the protein MSDPNLNDAMEPRGEAVESVDDELDIVEGADEVDEAEAAEAAAGESAEETALHVEGEDEAASEDAEAEGEPESELDPVEKLREELRSLPGEWYVIHTYAGYEKRVKANLEQRAVTLNVEEYIYQAEVPEEEIVQIKNGERKTVKQNKLPGYVLVRMDLTNESWGVVRNTPGVTGFVGNAYDPYPLSLDEVVKMLAPEAEAKAAREAAEAEGKPAPQRKVEVQVLDFEVGDSVTVTDGPFATLQATINEINPDSKKVKGLVEIFGRETPVELSFDQIQKN, from the coding sequence GTGTCTGACCCGAACCTGAACGACGCCATGGAGCCTCGCGGGGAGGCCGTCGAGTCCGTGGATGACGAGCTCGACATCGTCGAGGGCGCGGACGAGGTCGACGAGGCCGAGGCTGCCGAAGCCGCCGCGGGCGAGTCGGCCGAGGAGACCGCCCTGCACGTGGAGGGCGAGGACGAGGCCGCGTCCGAGGACGCCGAGGCCGAGGGCGAGCCGGAGTCCGAGCTCGACCCGGTCGAGAAGCTGCGCGAGGAACTGCGCTCGCTGCCCGGCGAGTGGTACGTGATCCACACCTACGCCGGCTACGAGAAGCGGGTGAAGGCGAACCTGGAGCAGCGTGCCGTCACGCTGAACGTCGAGGAGTACATCTACCAGGCCGAGGTCCCCGAGGAAGAGATCGTCCAGATCAAGAACGGCGAGCGGAAGACCGTCAAGCAGAACAAGCTGCCCGGTTACGTGCTCGTCCGCATGGACCTGACGAACGAGTCCTGGGGCGTCGTCCGCAACACGCCCGGTGTCACGGGCTTCGTCGGCAACGCCTACGACCCCTACCCGCTGTCCCTCGACGAGGTCGTCAAGATGCTCGCCCCGGAGGCCGAGGCCAAGGCCGCCCGCGAGGCCGCCGAGGCCGAGGGCAAGCCGGCCCCGCAGCGCAAGGTCGAGGTCCAGGTGCTGGACTTCGAGGTCGGCGACTCGGTCACCGTCACCGACGGCCCGTTCGCCACGCTGCAGGCGACCATCAACGAGATCAACCCCGACTCGAAGAAGGTCAAGGGCCTGGTGGAGATCTTCGGCCGCGAGACGCCGGTCGAGCTCTCCTTCGACCAGATCCAGAAGAACTAG
- the rplK gene encoding 50S ribosomal protein L11 — protein sequence MPPKKKKVTGLIKLQIQAGAANPAPPVGPALGQHGVNIMEFCKAYNAATESQRGWVIPVEITVYEDRSFTFVTKTPPAAKMILKAAGIEKGSGEPHKTKVAKITEAQVREIAQTKMPDLNANDLDAAAKIIAGTARSMGVTVEG from the coding sequence ATGCCTCCCAAGAAGAAGAAGGTCACGGGGCTCATCAAGCTCCAGATCCAGGCCGGTGCGGCCAACCCGGCGCCGCCGGTCGGTCCGGCGCTGGGCCAGCACGGCGTCAACATCATGGAGTTCTGCAAGGCCTACAACGCCGCGACCGAGTCGCAGCGCGGTTGGGTCATCCCGGTGGAGATCACGGTCTACGAGGACCGTTCCTTCACCTTCGTGACCAAGACTCCGCCGGCCGCCAAGATGATCCTCAAGGCCGCGGGCATCGAGAAGGGCTCCGGCGAGCCGCACAAGACCAAGGTCGCCAAGATCACCGAGGCGCAGGTCCGCGAGATCGCCCAGACCAAGATGCCCGACCTCAACGCGAACGACCTGGACGCGGCCGCGAAGATCATCGCCGGCACCGCGCGCTCCATGGGCGTCACCGTCGAGGGCTGA
- the rplA gene encoding 50S ribosomal protein L1, with protein MSKRSKALRAADAKIDREKLYAPLEAVRLAKETSTTKFDGTVEVAFRLGVDPRKADQMVRGTVNLPHGTGKTARVLVFATGDRAEAARAAGADIVGADELIDEVSKGRLDFDAVVATPDLMGKVGRLGRVLGPRGLMPNPKTGTVTPDVVKAVNDIKGGKIEFRVDKHSNLHFIIGKTSFDDTKLVENYGAALEEILRLKPSAAKGRYIKKAAVSTTMGPGIPVDPNRTRNLLAEEDPAAV; from the coding sequence GTGAGCAAGCGCAGCAAGGCTCTCCGCGCTGCGGACGCCAAGATCGACCGGGAGAAGCTGTACGCCCCGCTCGAGGCCGTCCGTCTCGCCAAGGAGACCTCCACGACCAAGTTCGACGGCACCGTCGAGGTCGCCTTCCGTCTGGGTGTCGACCCGCGCAAGGCCGACCAGATGGTCCGTGGCACCGTGAACCTCCCGCACGGCACCGGTAAGACCGCCCGGGTCCTGGTCTTCGCGACCGGTGACCGTGCCGAGGCCGCTCGTGCCGCGGGCGCCGACATCGTCGGCGCCGACGAGCTGATCGACGAGGTGTCGAAGGGCCGTCTGGACTTCGACGCCGTCGTCGCCACCCCGGACCTCATGGGCAAGGTCGGCCGCCTCGGCCGCGTGCTCGGTCCCCGTGGTCTGATGCCGAACCCCAAGACCGGCACCGTGACCCCGGACGTCGTGAAGGCCGTCAACGACATCAAGGGCGGCAAGATCGAGTTCCGTGTCGACAAGCACTCGAACCTGCACTTCATCATCGGCAAGACGTCCTTCGACGACACCAAGCTGGTGGAGAACTACGGCGCGGCGCTGGAGGAGATCCTCCGTCTGAAGCCGTCGGCCGCCAAGGGTCGCTACATCAAGAAGGCCGCGGTCAGCACCACGATGGGCCCCGGCATCCCGGTCGACCCGAACCGCACCCGCAACCTCCTCGCCGAGGAGGACCCGGCAGCGGTCTGA
- the rplJ gene encoding 50S ribosomal protein L10 encodes MARPDKAAAVAELAEQFRSSNAAVLTEYRGLTVAQLKNLRRSLGENAQYAVVKNTLTKIAANEAGITTLDDLFNGPTAVAFVTGDPVESAKGLRDFAKDNPNLVIKGGVLEGKALSADEIKKLADLESREVLLAKLAGAFKGKQTQTAQLFQALPSKLVRTVDALRAKQAEQGGAE; translated from the coding sequence ATGGCAAGGCCCGACAAGGCTGCCGCGGTAGCCGAGCTCGCGGAGCAGTTCCGCAGCTCGAACGCCGCCGTGCTGACCGAGTACCGGGGTCTCACCGTGGCGCAGCTCAAGAACCTGCGCCGTTCGCTCGGTGAGAACGCCCAGTACGCCGTGGTGAAGAACACGCTGACCAAGATTGCGGCCAACGAGGCCGGGATCACGACGCTCGACGACCTGTTCAACGGTCCGACGGCGGTCGCCTTCGTCACCGGTGACCCGGTGGAGTCGGCGAAGGGTCTTCGTGACTTCGCCAAGGACAACCCGAACCTCGTCATCAAGGGCGGTGTCCTTGAAGGCAAGGCGCTGTCCGCCGACGAGATCAAGAAGCTTGCGGACCTCGAGTCCCGCGAGGTTCTGCTCGCCAAGCTGGCGGGTGCCTTCAAGGGCAAGCAGACGCAGACTGCTCAGCTCTTCCAGGCGCTCCCGTCGAAGCTCGTCCGCACCGTGGACGCTCTTCGCGCCAAGCAGGCCGAGCAGGGCGGTGCCGAGTAA
- the rplL gene encoding 50S ribosomal protein L7/L12 — protein sequence MAKLSQEDLLAQFEEMTLIELSEFVKAFEEKFDVTAAAAVAVAGPAGPAAPAEAEEEKDEFDVILTGAGDKKIQVIKVVRELTSLGLKEAKDLVDGAPKPVLEKVNKEAADKAKESLEGAGASVEVK from the coding sequence ATGGCGAAGCTCAGCCAGGAAGACCTGCTCGCGCAGTTCGAGGAGATGACCCTCATCGAGCTCTCCGAGTTCGTGAAGGCGTTCGAGGAGAAGTTCGACGTCACCGCTGCCGCCGCCGTCGCCGTCGCCGGCCCGGCCGGCCCGGCCGCCCCGGCCGAGGCCGAGGAGGAGAAGGACGAGTTCGACGTCATCCTCACCGGTGCCGGTGACAAGAAGATCCAGGTCATCAAGGTCGTGCGCGAGCTGACCTCCCTGGGCCTGAAGGAGGCCAAGGACCTGGTCGACGGTGCGCCGAAGCCGGTTCTCGAGAAGGTCAACAAGGAGGCCGCGGACAAGGCCAAGGAGTCCCTCGAGGGCGCCGGCGCCTCGGTCGAGGTCAAGTAA